The DNA region GGTACATCGGGCAACCTTGCCTGAGAGCCGAGGCACGTGCTTGTCATCTTCGGCGCTGGCAGTGGCCCCGGGTCCTGTTCTGTCCACCGTCCACCGTCCACCGACCCCCAGACCCCCagaccatccatccatcacctTGTCTTGTCCAGCAACAATCACCGCGGGCTCCTTTTTTACTTTGTTCGCCATGTATCCGTAAAGTACTTGCTCTTGATACTTTGGCTTTTCCCACATCGCCCCCTTCGACAACTGTTCTTCTCCAACTTTATCTGCCTTCCGACTGCTGCCAACTTCAGCAGCAAGGGCCGCTTGAGTGAGTCCTCCAGGCTATTCCTTTCTGTCGCCTATTGTCGTCTAAACCCCCAGGTCTGGCTGACACGTGCTAACGGAGCTTCCTTATCCTCCTCAGTTCGGACCGGCCGCTCTCTCTATTATCCTCGATCCGAGGCGAACACGACCGACACGATCATCCAACGAACGACACCCCCGACTTGGTTCCCATCATCAAACTCCCCTCCCTGATACTTCCGTTATTCCTGCCGCCGCGATGGCctccgccgcggcctcgtcgtcgcggccaGGCCCGCCCGGCGCCCCTCGGCCTCCACAGACGACTTCAAGCCCCCGAccgtccggcggcggcccctcacgcgcgccgccctcgtcgcgcAACAGCGTCACCGATCCCATCCTCCGCAATACCCTGCGATACACAATCTCCGCCAAGGAATATGCCACTCTGCACAAGTACGTGTTGTCGCGCTCGCGCCTGCTGAAGCGAGCCTCGCCGAGCGTCACTGCCGTCgagcgcatcgtcgagggcgacaaACCCACCGCGCCGCGGCAGGTGACTAATGCCAATGCTCCGTCCGGGTCgggtgctggtgctggtgccggTGCTGGTGCCGGTGTGAGGACCGTCGATGACTACAATGCGCGCGCCGTGCGCCACTCGTTGCGTGTCTTTCTCGGAACCGCCATGGCTATGAAGGGCTGGGCTCTCATTTCGACAAAGTTTTTAGGCGGGAAGCCAGAGTAAGTGACCTTGTCTCATGAATGGATCCTTCTGGGCGAAAAGGCAGCAGGCGTACTGACTGACATGGCCCACGTAGCCCCAAGGCCACGAAACAACCCCTCCACAAGTCGCCCACCCTGCGACTCTCCCTTTCCCTATCAACTATCCTCCTTCTCTACCGCATCCTCTTCCGCTTCCTCAGTCGCTTGCGCGCGCACCTGCTCGATCCCTCCGCAGCGCCTTTCCGCCAGAGGAACCCGCGCACCACAGCGACCCTGACGTCCCCCTACGCGCCCGCTATCGGTGCCTCCATGGCCGGCATGTTTCTCGGCGTCTACCCTGCCCAGCAGTTACGTGTGACCGTCGCCATCTACACGCTTTTCAGGGCCCTCGAGTTTGGCTGGAATCTGTGCGAAGAGGAGGGCATGATTTGGGGTTTCAAGAACGGTGGCAAGGTCAAGCGAGAGAGGCCTTGGTGGTGGGGCAGCTGGCTCATCCAGCCGTTCGCCTTTGGACAGCTGTTGCATGCTGTCGTCTTCGACAGGGACTGCTTCCCGGAGGTGAGTTGACGCCCATCGAGAGGCTTTGCATGCGGATGCTAACATGTCATCAGTCGTATGGGACTTTCATCTTCAAGCACTCCTCGGCCTATATCCACCCGAGACCAAAGGATTATCCGTCCCATCTCAAGTGGCCCAAATCCATGGAGATTGTCGATAACCTTGCCCAGATGGCAAAGTTGAACTGGCCGTACGTCTCGAAAGCTTACGTGGGTATGAGTGTTGTCTAACAGCAAGCAGGCCCTTTGTATCACCGACCCTCTTCCCGAACAAGGAGACGCTCCCACCAacgctcgccgccgtcgctccTCTCACCTCATCCGCCCACCCCATCATCACTTCGCTGTCGTGCGCAACCCTCCATCCTTCGGACCCGTCTTGTCTTCGAACCTACCTCAACTTCTGGCTCGGGTCCTTCCCGGGCCTCACGCGTTTCTTCCTCATCATCTACTCGGTCATGACGTTCGTCCCGCGTTTCCGGTCCTTGTACCATTCGCCCGTCACGACGTTGCAGCGCGTGCTCACCAAGTCGTTGAGCATGAGCACCTTCCTGACCGGCGCCATCTCCACCGCCTGGGCGAGCATCTGCTTCTTTCAACAATGGTTCCCCCGTACTTTCTTGCCGACCCAGAGGTTCTTCTTTGGCGGTTTCCTGGCCGGTCTCTGGGCGTGGGTCGAGCGGAAGAACGGTCGCGGCGTGTTCCTCTATTCTGCGCGCGTGAGCGTCGACTCGCTGTGGAAGGTCGGCGTCAAGCGGAGATGGTGGAAGGCCATGAAAGGCGGCGATGTGTGGGTGTTTGTCATGGCACTCATGCTCACCGGCGTTGTGTACGAGAGGGACGCAAGGGCTGTCAAGGAGGGCAGCTGGCGGAAGGGCATCAGCTGGGTCCGGGGCGAGGGTTTCAAGGACTGGAGCATCGACGAGGATTTCGCTGAGGAGAGCGCGGAAAAGATCAACTAGAGTGCGGTGACGGAGAGCAtgcaaaagaagaagatgaagtcgACGAGAGCGCCGGCGGGAGCAGCTTAGGCGGTGAGGTTCATCCGCCTGCGCTTGATGTCGCCGGACGAGAGCGGGCTGTGGATGATCAACGAGGGTGCTGACGACAGCACCAGCCAAGTAATCAATTCGACGGTAAAGAAGATGGACGACTGCGCGAAAGACGGACATTCTGTTGTAAAAGACATACGGCCTGTTGTAAACTGCTGTAGTTGGGTCTGTATTATTGAAACATGTAGGGCgagtggtgttgttgttggccaCTTGTGTTGTACGAACGGGGAACAAGTCGATGCTCATTTAATACTTTGCCGACTCAGCGTTATGCCTACCTTGTCAGCCATTTAATTGCCTATGCTGTCGTCCTGTATTACAATTTGATCGTTGCCAACCCTTCTTGCTcacgtcgccctcgcccgagACATGTGTCTAGTCGGGCGGCTCCCTTTGATTTGATTGAGATGTGTTGTACTGCATGATTAACTACATGTGAGCCGATATCTATATGAATCCGTACAATCCCAATCTAGTGTGTAGCCTAGAGGCCTTCTGCACATGTTATCGGCCGCCATACGCGACCATGTTAACACaagccctcctcccccctctctcggCCTACACCACGGTCGGCGAGACGCGCTCGTGAACCGAGAACGAGCCGTATATACCTAgtcctttccccctttcgCTGTCAGAGCCGGTAATGACTGTCCCGAGAGCGCTTTGCTCGGACATGGGCACAACGTCGCCAAACAGCTCGTCCATCTGCTCCAGCGTGCGCCCTGACGTTTCAGGGTAGAACAAGTAGTAACAGAGCGCGGCGATGAcgttgaagacgaagaagacgtaGAAGAACCTGAATCCGATCGCTGTGAGGGCCtggggcgagaaggagacgagGAGCAGGTTGATGGACCAGTTGGTGAAGGTCGTCAGCGCGttgccgagggcgcggaTCTCGAGGGGGAAGATCTCGGCCGGGTAAACCCAGCTGATGATGCCGAGGGGCGTAAAGAAGAAGCCAAAGACAAAGTTCATGGCGACCATGCTGCGCAGCTGATGGGCGTTGGAGCGGTCGAGGAACTGGAACTggacggcgttgacgagcagggcggcggcgaggccgagggcggagGCGATGAGCGGCCTCACGCGGCCGACGCGGTCGAGCATCCAGAGGCCGACGGTATTGTAGATGATTCCGAGGGCGCCATTGACGCCGATGAGCATCAACGAGGTCTGggtgccgatgccgaggaggtcgtaGATGCGCGGGCCGAAGTAGTTGATGACGTTGATGCCGGACAGGGGCGAGAAGGCCTGGACGCCGCAGCCGAGCAgcaggcgccgccgccacgaggGCTTCGTCAGGATGGCCTTCCAGAGGCGGCCGGTCTCGCGCAGGGCCGACTGGGCGCGCACGGCGTGGCGGATCTCGGCGtactcggcgtcgacgagcttctcgtcgacgccggcgcggagCCGGTCGAGGCTGCGGCGGGCCTCGGCGTGGCggcccttctcgacgagcCAGCGGGGGGACTCCTCGAGGAAGTAGATGCCCGTcgcgatgatgatgccgggGATGCACTGAAAGGCGAGGGGGAATCTCCCTTTTTCGGGGTGTCACGACTCGTCAGCCATTGGGGAGGTTTTCTCTCTCAGGATATAGATAAAATGAatgagaaagggggggggagggctttgtctctctctcacatGAAAAGTCACTCTCGACAAAGGAACACCCGTAGCCCAGCCACTGGGCAACCAGGAACCCCCAGCTCAGCATCCACTGCAGCAGGCCGGACAACTTCCCCCTCTGGCGGGCTTCGGCCAGCTCGGAGGCGTACATGGGGATGGTGGA from Colletotrichum higginsianum IMI 349063 chromosome 4, whole genome shotgun sequence includes:
- a CDS encoding Hexose transporter — its product is MGRVTVWSAAFLATGGFLFGFDSGIITSTIALATFKSYFGDPSDAVAAAIVSSFQGGAILGTVVNMLCSDRLGRRSTVFLGALLSVAGSALQAASGNLAALIAGRFIGGAAVGILTSTIPMYASELAEARQRGKLSGLLQWMLSWGFLVAQWLGYGCSFVESDFSWRFPLAFQCIPGIIIATGIYFLEESPRWLVEKGRHAEARRSLDRLRAGVDEKLVDAEYAEIRHAVRAQSALRETGRLWKAILTKPSWRRRLLLGCGVQAFSPLSGINVINYFGPRIYDLLGIGTQTSLMLIGVNGALGIIYNTVGLWMLDRVGRVRPLIASALGLAAALLVNAVQFQFLDRSNAHQLRSMVAMNFVFGFFFTPLGIISWVYPAEIFPLEIRALGNALTTFTNWSINLLLVSFSPQALTAIGFRFFYVFFVFNVIAALCYYLFYPETSGRTLEQMDELFGDVVPMSEQSALGTVITGSDSERGKGLGIYGSFSVHERVSPTVV